Proteins co-encoded in one Desulfitobacterium hafniense DCB-2 genomic window:
- the cbiD gene encoding cobalt-precorrin-5B (C(1))-methyltransferase CbiD, with the protein MGGAADMRKKTKDRHSWKTGFTTGSCAAGAAKAACLLLKGLHQGTEVDIPLPQGERLQLPVHRWDRAEDVAWVSIIKNAGDDPDVTHGLEVVARVQLLSQRGEILIRGGRGIGVVTKKGLQIPPGESAINPVPRSMIQAAVREVFPQEEILVVIEVPEGERLALKTLNPRLGIMGGVSILGTTGIVRPMSEEAFKNSILPELDQAVAYGHKAIVLTPGNYGFKVAREQLMVPEEAIIQMSNFVGFLLEEAAYRKIEKVLLLGHIGKLIKVAGGIFHTHTHVADARMEILVAHAALAGMDQNSLQTIAELPTVEGAAEEIRSKGWGSLLFKLAERASHRAQDHVHGELQVGTAFTLLNGEIIAWDDPAMEIGKEFWHWPPVEEEFWRK; encoded by the coding sequence ATGGGTGGGGCGGCTGATATGAGGAAAAAGACGAAGGACAGGCATTCATGGAAAACGGGCTTTACTACGGGCAGTTGTGCAGCAGGGGCAGCAAAAGCTGCCTGCCTTTTGCTGAAAGGACTGCATCAGGGAACAGAGGTGGATATCCCGCTGCCTCAGGGCGAACGGCTTCAATTGCCTGTACATAGATGGGACAGGGCGGAAGATGTTGCTTGGGTAAGCATTATCAAAAATGCGGGAGATGATCCCGATGTCACCCATGGTTTGGAAGTGGTCGCCAGGGTGCAGCTCCTTTCTCAAAGAGGAGAAATCCTTATTCGCGGCGGGCGGGGCATCGGAGTTGTCACCAAAAAGGGTCTGCAGATTCCTCCGGGGGAAAGCGCTATCAATCCTGTTCCCCGGTCCATGATTCAGGCCGCGGTACGGGAGGTATTTCCCCAGGAAGAAATCCTGGTGGTGATCGAAGTGCCTGAAGGGGAACGGCTTGCTCTAAAGACCTTGAACCCCCGACTGGGAATTATGGGAGGGGTATCGATCTTAGGTACAACGGGTATCGTTCGGCCGATGTCGGAAGAAGCCTTTAAGAATTCGATCCTGCCTGAATTGGATCAAGCCGTCGCTTATGGACACAAAGCCATTGTTCTGACTCCCGGCAATTATGGCTTTAAGGTAGCCAGGGAGCAGCTCATGGTCCCTGAGGAAGCCATTATTCAGATGAGTAATTTTGTGGGCTTTTTGCTGGAAGAGGCTGCTTATCGCAAGATCGAAAAGGTGCTTCTCTTAGGTCATATTGGCAAACTCATTAAAGTGGCCGGGGGAATATTCCATACTCATACTCATGTTGCCGATGCCCGGATGGAGATCCTGGTGGCCCATGCCGCCCTGGCTGGTATGGATCAAAATTCCTTGCAGACCATCGCGGAGTTGCCGACAGTTGAAGGTGCTGCCGAGGAAATTCGCAGCAAGGGCTGGGGGAGCCTTTTATTTAAACTGGCTGAAAGGGCAAGCCACCGGGCTCAAGACCATGTACATGGGGAACTTCAGGTGGGAACTGCCTTTACTTTGCTTAACGGAGAGATCATCGCCTGGGATGATCCGGCTATGGAGATCGGCAAAGAATTTTGGCATTGGCCGCCGGTGGAGGAGGAATTTTGGCGAAAATAG
- a CDS encoding bifunctional cobalt-precorrin-7 (C(5))-methyltransferase/cobalt-precorrin-6B (C(15))-methyltransferase, with protein sequence MDDVVTISEIPKGRTKEPLRALFCLACFFIELNRGEGDGMIQIVGIGPGTRAWVPQAVEAMVAQSDVLVGGIRALELFPDFQGESYRVTGNLAETRQTLQKVLQQGKKASVLVSGDPGFYSLLPWLKREFPQEEIQVLPGLSSIQLAFARAGIPWQDAELLSVHGRPLNCLPLHLSRPVGVLTGGENSPRKIAEYYRTYGCNPRISLGNALTYAEERWLNTDADQLMNSEEDFANAVMILYPEEAEHKPEQSVLSLPRSFGIKDEEFIRGDVPMTKTEIRVQVLAKAGIIPASRVLDVGAGTGSISIEAALLAHRGCVYAVEENPEAQELILKNQEKFRVSNLRLIRGSAPLALQEIPPVDVCIIGGSHGQIREILHQAPLVPGGRAVVTAVTLETLAHGMEALKSLQYEDVDVVSIQAVRWKGIKDIHLAQAQNPVFILSGRKGS encoded by the coding sequence ATGGATGATGTAGTGACGATTTCGGAAATACCGAAGGGAAGAACCAAAGAGCCGCTCAGGGCTCTTTTTTGTTTAGCTTGCTTTTTTATTGAGCTTAATCGAGGGGAAGGTGATGGGATGATTCAAATAGTGGGGATAGGCCCTGGTACGAGAGCATGGGTTCCCCAGGCTGTTGAAGCAATGGTCGCTCAGAGCGATGTTTTGGTAGGAGGGATACGAGCCCTGGAGCTGTTCCCGGATTTCCAGGGAGAGTCATACCGGGTCACTGGAAATCTGGCGGAAACTCGGCAAACCTTGCAGAAAGTATTGCAGCAGGGCAAAAAAGCCAGTGTCCTGGTTTCCGGTGATCCAGGTTTCTATAGTCTGCTTCCTTGGCTGAAAAGGGAGTTTCCTCAAGAAGAAATTCAAGTATTGCCGGGCCTCAGCTCCATTCAGCTGGCCTTTGCCCGGGCAGGGATACCCTGGCAGGATGCAGAGCTGCTTAGTGTCCATGGACGTCCGCTGAACTGCTTGCCTTTACATCTCAGCCGGCCAGTGGGGGTTCTTACTGGCGGTGAAAACTCACCCCGGAAGATCGCTGAGTATTATCGCACCTATGGCTGCAATCCGCGGATTTCACTTGGCAACGCCTTAACCTATGCGGAAGAGCGTTGGCTGAATACAGATGCTGATCAGCTCATGAATTCAGAAGAAGATTTCGCCAATGCGGTGATGATCCTCTATCCGGAAGAAGCGGAGCATAAGCCGGAACAATCTGTCCTCTCCCTGCCCAGGAGCTTTGGCATCAAGGATGAGGAGTTTATACGCGGTGATGTCCCCATGACCAAGACGGAGATTCGCGTTCAAGTTCTGGCTAAGGCGGGAATTATCCCCGCGAGCCGGGTCTTGGATGTGGGAGCCGGGACGGGAAGTATAAGCATTGAAGCTGCTCTTCTGGCTCATCGCGGCTGCGTTTATGCGGTGGAGGAAAATCCGGAGGCACAAGAGCTGATCCTGAAGAATCAGGAGAAATTCCGGGTAAGCAACCTGCGCTTGATTCGTGGCTCCGCACCGCTGGCTCTGCAGGAAATCCCGCCTGTGGATGTCTGCATTATTGGCGGAAGCCATGGACAGATTCGGGAGATTTTACACCAAGCCCCTCTGGTACCTGGGGGACGGGCAGTGGTGACTGCCGTAACTTTAGAGACATTGGCTCATGGTATGGAGGCCCTGAAAAGCTTGCAATACGAAGATGTTGATGTGGTTTCGATCCAAGCTGTGCGCTGGAAGGGCATTAAGGATATTCATCTTGCCCAGGCCCAAAATCCTGTATTTATACTCTCAGGAAGGAAAGGAAGCTAA